From Echinicola soli, a single genomic window includes:
- a CDS encoding LytR/AlgR family response regulator transcription factor → MKVGIIDDEVHCVESLALELAQFKDEVEIAFSTSKVEEALAYLKSSPIDLMFLDVEMPRLNGFELLDMIDEVDFEVVFTTAYSQYALKAFQYKAFDYLLKPIGHEELAEVLKKYKGYHQHLKKEREGDLMEFISSLKKDNIIKSKIAVPVSEGLEFIKVDEIIFAQSQNNYTILHLNNNSTLLFSKTLKEVERTLKKYFFIRIHQSYLINPNYMKKYFRHDGGEVQMENGKSLPISQRKKEEIITLFEAIVKNKSL, encoded by the coding sequence ATGAAAGTTGGGATAATCGACGATGAAGTCCACTGCGTAGAAAGCTTGGCACTTGAGCTAGCGCAATTTAAGGATGAAGTAGAAATCGCTTTTTCCACCTCAAAAGTTGAGGAAGCACTGGCCTACCTTAAATCATCTCCCATCGACTTGATGTTTCTGGACGTGGAAATGCCTCGGCTGAATGGCTTTGAACTACTCGACATGATTGATGAGGTAGATTTTGAAGTCGTATTCACCACTGCCTACAGCCAATACGCCTTAAAAGCCTTTCAATACAAGGCCTTTGATTACCTGCTAAAACCTATCGGACACGAAGAACTCGCCGAAGTCTTAAAAAAATACAAAGGATATCACCAACATCTAAAAAAAGAACGCGAAGGTGATTTGATGGAATTTATTTCCTCATTAAAGAAAGACAATATCATCAAGTCCAAAATCGCGGTTCCCGTAAGTGAGGGCTTGGAGTTCATTAAGGTGGATGAAATTATTTTTGCCCAAAGCCAAAACAATTACACAATCCTGCACTTAAACAATAATTCCACGCTACTATTTAGCAAAACCCTGAAAGAGGTAGAAAGGACTTTAAAAAAGTATTTTTTCATACGAATCCACCAATCCTACTTGATTAACCCGAACTACATGAAAAAGTACTTTCGTCATGACGGAGGGGAAGTACAGATGGAAAACGGCAAATCCTTGCCCATCAGCCAACGAAAAAAAGAAGAAATCATCACCCTTTTTGAAGCTATCGTAAAGAACAAATCGCTTTAA
- a CDS encoding MltF family protein, with the protein MPLHQHLGQATNFRQRIVSMLLLCIFSFLIGCGEDNKKKKAAVPFWEKPVQLDLEGIKKRGFIRAVVDNSSTSYYIYRGRRMGYEYELLRNLAKQLDVQLRLIVNEDIEKAFKMLNNGKADIVAINLVVNEERKKYGSFTTKLNLLSSVLVQSRKTPVLDSLQQLDNKTVYVRKSAVYKDQLTLLEDSLQIDIDIVETPKNSDELVDDVVMENIDFTLVDEDVALVNSTYYSEIDIGLHINAPSPVAWLVRKNSPNLLAAVNDWIDKGKQSTYFAILYGKYFLNKKNSYYRNKSPFSSISGDQISKYDELIKKGGDYLGWDWRLLASLVYKESRFNTEATSYAGARGLLQLMPVTLERFGVENPNDPSESLMGGVRYLKYLDKFWLERVPETNERIKFILASYNVGHGHVNDAWRLALKFGKDTRRWSDVAYYLERKSQPKYYRDPVVRSGYAKGHLAVAYVRDILSIYESYRILVNPYPKKIEDQPLASN; encoded by the coding sequence ATGCCACTTCACCAACACCTTGGCCAGGCCACGAATTTCAGACAGCGGATAGTAAGTATGCTATTACTGTGCATATTTTCCTTTCTGATAGGATGTGGTGAGGACAATAAAAAGAAAAAAGCAGCGGTTCCGTTCTGGGAAAAGCCTGTGCAGCTGGACTTGGAAGGCATCAAAAAGCGGGGTTTTATTAGAGCTGTCGTGGATAATTCCTCTACCAGTTATTACATCTATCGTGGCCGCAGAATGGGCTATGAATACGAACTCCTTCGCAACTTGGCCAAACAGCTGGATGTACAGCTGAGGCTTATCGTCAACGAAGATATAGAGAAAGCTTTCAAGATGCTCAATAACGGAAAAGCTGATATTGTGGCCATCAACCTTGTCGTAAATGAGGAGCGAAAAAAATACGGGAGTTTTACCACCAAACTAAATTTGCTCTCCTCTGTCCTCGTCCAAAGCCGAAAAACCCCGGTACTTGATTCCCTTCAGCAGTTGGACAATAAAACAGTCTACGTAAGAAAATCAGCCGTCTACAAGGATCAGCTCACGCTATTGGAGGACAGTTTACAGATTGATATTGACATCGTCGAGACCCCAAAAAACTCTGATGAATTAGTCGATGATGTGGTGATGGAAAATATAGACTTCACGTTAGTGGATGAAGATGTAGCATTGGTCAACTCAACGTATTATAGTGAAATCGACATTGGCCTGCACATCAACGCCCCATCACCTGTAGCTTGGCTCGTGCGAAAAAATTCACCTAACCTACTGGCCGCAGTGAATGACTGGATAGATAAGGGAAAACAATCTACCTACTTTGCAATCTTATATGGAAAATACTTCCTGAACAAAAAAAACAGCTATTACCGAAACAAAAGCCCGTTTTCTTCCATCTCCGGTGACCAGATTTCGAAGTACGATGAACTTATAAAGAAAGGGGGAGATTACCTGGGCTGGGATTGGCGACTTTTGGCTTCGTTGGTTTATAAAGAATCCAGGTTTAACACGGAAGCGACCAGCTACGCTGGTGCCAGGGGGCTCCTACAGCTGATGCCTGTAACATTGGAGCGTTTTGGAGTCGAAAACCCAAATGATCCTTCCGAAAGCCTCATGGGCGGGGTAAGGTACCTGAAGTACTTGGATAAGTTTTGGCTCGAAAGAGTCCCTGAAACCAATGAACGCATCAAGTTTATCCTGGCTTCCTACAATGTGGGGCATGGCCACGTTAATGATGCGTGGCGATTGGCGCTAAAATTCGGGAAAGATACCAGAAGATGGAGTGATGTCGCTTACTATCTTGAGCGAAAATCACAGCCAAAATATTATCGTGACCCTGTAGTCAGAAGTGGCTATGCCAAAGGCCATCTGGCAGTCGCCTATGTACGGGATATCCTGAGCATTTATGAATCCTACAGGATCTTGGTGAATCCATACCCTAAAAAAATAGAAGACCAGCCACTCGCTAGCAACTGA
- a CDS encoding Clp protease ClpB — protein sequence MIKYLLLFCLLVPMVSVAQDRLGKLVEERQALHQQWKASEKEKSGIFGNRTKKDMIKTNEWMERIILKDNLIMDELEMLKNIETTEIKYEKDDYKYIAQKQEQDIVKLKRALNNKDDEIAAVAANKRTYEWTTLIFFLTSLTAGYLFYRTKKQV from the coding sequence ATGATAAAATACTTACTGTTATTTTGCCTACTGGTTCCGATGGTTTCTGTGGCACAAGATCGATTGGGAAAGCTCGTGGAGGAGCGACAGGCACTCCATCAGCAATGGAAGGCTTCCGAGAAGGAAAAATCCGGTATTTTTGGCAACCGCACCAAGAAGGATATGATCAAAACCAATGAGTGGATGGAGCGTATCATACTTAAGGATAATTTGATTATGGATGAGCTGGAAATGCTTAAAAATATCGAAACCACCGAGATCAAATACGAAAAGGATGATTATAAATACATCGCCCAAAAACAAGAGCAGGACATTGTCAAATTGAAAAGAGCATTGAACAATAAAGATGATGAGATCGCTGCAGTGGCAGCAAACAAAAGGACTTATGAGTGGACGACATTGATTTTTTTCTTGACCTCACTAACGGCAGGTTACCTGTTTTATCGAACAAAAAAGCAGGTTTAA
- a CDS encoding glycine--tRNA ligase — protein sequence MAKTEQATENAQLKDIISHAKEYGFVYPSSEIYDGLQAVYDYGAYGVELKNNLKRLWWESMTRLNDNIVGIDASIFMHPTTWKASGHVDSFNDPMIDNKDSKKRYRADVLIEDKAAELEKAGKEQEAKSLLAAMGRLLEAEDLEGVRDLIVNENITCPVSGTANWTDVRQFNLMFATQVGSVAEDASTIYLRPETAQGIFVNFLNVQKTARMKVPFGIAQIGKAFRNEIVARQFIFRMREFEQMEMQYFVRPGTELDWYKNWSETRLKWHKALGVPDEKLRTHDHDKLAHYANAAMDIEFDFPFGFKEVEGIHSRTDFDLKSHQEYSKKKQQYFDPEVNQNYIPYVIETSIGADRLFLMTLCNAFTEEEQEGKKRTYLKFHPAIAPVKAAILPLTKKDGLPDKGREIFDKLKFDFNVVYEEAASIGKRYTRQDLIGTPFCIAVDHQTLEDNTVTIRHRDTTEQERVHIDELHGKLAAATSFRNIFNKI from the coding sequence ATGGCAAAGACAGAACAAGCAACCGAAAATGCACAATTGAAGGACATTATCTCACATGCCAAGGAATATGGCTTTGTGTATCCTTCATCCGAAATATACGATGGCCTTCAGGCCGTTTATGATTATGGCGCTTATGGCGTGGAACTCAAAAATAACCTGAAGCGCCTATGGTGGGAGTCCATGACCAGGTTGAATGATAATATAGTGGGAATCGATGCGTCGATTTTTATGCATCCCACCACCTGGAAAGCTTCCGGTCACGTGGACAGCTTTAATGATCCTATGATCGATAATAAGGACAGTAAGAAACGGTACCGTGCCGATGTACTGATCGAAGACAAGGCTGCCGAGCTGGAGAAAGCAGGAAAAGAGCAGGAAGCTAAATCACTACTTGCCGCAATGGGAAGGCTGTTGGAAGCCGAAGACCTGGAGGGTGTCCGTGATCTGATCGTAAATGAAAACATCACCTGCCCTGTCAGTGGTACGGCTAATTGGACAGATGTGCGTCAATTTAACCTGATGTTTGCCACACAGGTAGGCTCAGTGGCCGAAGATGCTTCTACCATCTACCTACGACCAGAAACCGCCCAAGGGATTTTTGTCAACTTCCTGAATGTACAAAAAACTGCCCGTATGAAGGTGCCATTTGGTATCGCACAAATTGGGAAGGCTTTTAGAAATGAAATTGTGGCACGTCAGTTTATTTTCCGCATGCGGGAATTTGAGCAGATGGAAATGCAATATTTTGTCCGTCCTGGCACTGAGCTGGACTGGTACAAAAATTGGTCGGAAACCCGCTTGAAATGGCACAAAGCACTAGGTGTGCCTGATGAGAAACTCAGGACACACGACCACGATAAATTGGCCCACTATGCTAATGCTGCCATGGATATTGAGTTTGATTTTCCATTTGGCTTTAAGGAAGTAGAAGGGATTCACTCCAGAACGGACTTTGACCTGAAGAGTCATCAGGAATATTCCAAGAAGAAGCAGCAGTACTTTGATCCTGAGGTAAACCAGAACTATATACCTTATGTGATCGAAACTTCCATTGGTGCTGATCGCTTGTTCTTGATGACACTTTGCAATGCCTTTACGGAAGAAGAGCAGGAGGGAAAAAAGAGAACTTACCTGAAGTTTCACCCGGCTATCGCTCCTGTAAAAGCAGCGATACTTCCGCTGACCAAAAAAGACGGTTTGCCGGACAAAGGCAGGGAAATCTTTGATAAATTGAAATTTGATTTCAATGTGGTGTATGAAGAAGCGGCATCTATTGGTAAGCGTTATACGCGCCAGGACCTGATCGGAACACCGTTCTGTATCGCAGTGGATCACCAAACCCTGGAAGATAATACCGTGACCATCCGTCATCGGGATACTACAGAACAGGAGCGTGTCCATATCGATGAACTCCATGGTAAATTGGCAGCCGCAACAAGCTTTAGAAATATCTTTAACAAGATATAA
- a CDS encoding S9 family peptidase has protein sequence MNRISIFALAALMISMCTEIYAQQKEVSLASIFKEGVFDQETVRGINWMKDGQYYSSLVKEDGVSKVVKMNISTGEQEGVLIDGNKLGIEFSSYSFNNDETKALVATEVESIYRRSSKGVFYVVDITTGVSQKLMDGEKISYATLSPDNTKVAFVKENDLYYITLQDNKVHQITSDGEWNHVINGSADWVYEEEFSMAQAFEWSPDGQKIAFIRFDESAVPEYNMQLWGPLYPQDYKFKYPKAGEKNAEVSIHVFDLQKEATTEMEAGQEKDIYLPRIYWAGNSRTLAFIRLNRLQNQLDLFHADSETGDSKVILKEAAETYVDLNYNDNLLYLEDGKGFIRTSEQDGYKHIYHHDMEGELIRQVTSGDWEVTEVVGVDDKSKKIFYVSTEKSPLERNLYVVKLNGKGKKELTPAQGSHSINMSRDQKYFIDYYSTANQPLHITLHDTKGKVIKVLEDNQALKDRLGEYALSEKEFFQFQTVDGTPLNGYMIKPADFDESKEYPVLMYVYGGPGSVNVKNGWGGTRDFWHHHLAAEGYIVVCVDNRGTGGRGRAFKHATYAQLGNLEVQDQLAGAKYLSSLPYVDGARIGIWGWSYGGYMSSLSLMLGNDVFKTAIAVAPVTTWRYYDTIYTERYLQTPQLNPSGYDDYSPLTHVDKLKGNFLLIHGTGDDNVHFQNSVALLDALVAADKQFETFYYPNRNHGIYGGNTTWHLYNLMTNFIKEKL, from the coding sequence ATGAACCGAATAAGCATTTTCGCGCTAGCGGCATTAATGATCAGTATGTGTACAGAAATTTACGCACAGCAAAAGGAGGTTTCCTTAGCCTCCATTTTCAAAGAAGGAGTATTTGATCAAGAGACTGTTCGAGGAATCAACTGGATGAAAGACGGGCAGTACTACAGCTCATTGGTCAAAGAGGACGGTGTCTCCAAGGTGGTCAAAATGAATATCAGTACAGGAGAGCAGGAGGGGGTGCTGATAGACGGCAATAAGCTGGGCATCGAATTTTCCAGCTATTCTTTCAATAACGATGAAACCAAAGCGTTGGTCGCTACGGAGGTGGAAAGCATCTATAGAAGGTCTTCCAAAGGCGTGTTTTATGTAGTGGATATTACTACAGGGGTATCCCAAAAACTGATGGACGGAGAGAAGATTTCCTATGCCACCCTTTCACCTGACAATACAAAAGTGGCTTTTGTAAAGGAGAATGACCTTTATTATATCACATTACAGGACAATAAGGTACACCAGATCACCAGTGATGGCGAGTGGAACCATGTGATCAACGGTTCGGCAGATTGGGTGTATGAAGAGGAGTTTTCCATGGCTCAGGCTTTTGAGTGGTCTCCCGACGGCCAGAAAATCGCTTTTATCCGTTTTGATGAATCGGCAGTGCCGGAATATAACATGCAGCTTTGGGGGCCGCTTTACCCACAGGACTATAAGTTTAAATACCCAAAGGCAGGTGAGAAAAATGCAGAAGTAAGTATTCATGTCTTCGACCTTCAGAAGGAAGCTACCACCGAGATGGAAGCCGGTCAGGAGAAGGATATCTATCTGCCCCGGATCTACTGGGCTGGTAATAGCCGGACTTTGGCATTTATCCGTCTCAATCGACTGCAAAACCAGCTGGATCTTTTCCATGCCGATTCGGAGACAGGGGACAGCAAAGTGATTTTGAAGGAGGCCGCTGAAACATATGTAGACCTCAACTATAATGACAATCTTCTTTACCTCGAAGACGGTAAGGGCTTTATCAGGACTTCTGAGCAAGATGGTTATAAGCATATCTACCATCATGATATGGAAGGTGAGCTGATCCGGCAAGTAACTTCAGGAGATTGGGAAGTGACCGAAGTGGTCGGCGTGGATGATAAATCCAAAAAGATCTTTTATGTGTCTACAGAGAAGTCACCGCTGGAAAGAAACCTTTATGTGGTCAAGCTTAATGGCAAAGGCAAAAAGGAACTGACGCCCGCTCAGGGATCCCATTCTATCAATATGAGCCGTGACCAGAAGTATTTTATTGACTATTACAGCACTGCCAATCAGCCGCTGCATATTACCCTACATGATACCAAAGGGAAGGTGATCAAAGTACTGGAGGACAATCAAGCATTGAAAGATCGCTTGGGAGAATATGCGTTGAGTGAAAAGGAATTTTTCCAGTTCCAGACAGTGGACGGGACACCGCTCAATGGCTATATGATCAAGCCTGCGGATTTTGATGAAAGCAAAGAGTACCCCGTGCTCATGTACGTTTATGGCGGGCCTGGTTCAGTGAATGTGAAAAATGGCTGGGGAGGTACAAGGGACTTTTGGCACCATCACCTGGCAGCGGAAGGTTATATCGTAGTTTGTGTGGACAATAGAGGAACGGGCGGAAGAGGCCGTGCCTTTAAGCACGCCACGTATGCCCAGTTGGGTAATTTGGAGGTGCAGGATCAACTTGCTGGGGCAAAATACCTGTCTTCCCTTCCATATGTGGATGGAGCTAGGATTGGCATTTGGGGCTGGTCTTATGGTGGCTACATGAGCTCTCTGTCACTGATGCTGGGCAATGATGTCTTCAAGACAGCCATCGCTGTGGCGCCAGTGACCACATGGAGGTATTACGATACCATTTATACTGAAAGGTACTTGCAGACACCCCAACTGAATCCTTCAGGATATGATGATTACAGCCCACTGACCCATGTGGACAAGTTGAAGGGCAATTTCCTGTTGATCCATGGTACAGGTGATGATAATGTCCATTTCCAAAATTCAGTGGCACTTTTGGATGCTTTGGTGGCTGCCGACAAGCAGTTTGAGACCTTTTACTATCCAAATAGAAACCACGGTATTTATGGAGGGAATACCACTTGGCATTTGTATAACCTGATGACCAACTTTATCAAAGAGAAGCTGTAA